From Serinicoccus profundi, the proteins below share one genomic window:
- a CDS encoding class II 3-deoxy-7-phosphoheptulonate synthase, producing MSTDLTGLATSGGHDIDWPDLPAQQQPTWADPAALAQTLSVLGTYPPLVFAGECDQLRSRMADVAAGRAFTLQGGDCAETLADVTGPNIRDRIKTILQMAVVLTYGAGLPIVKVGRMAGQFAKPRSSDTETRDGTTLPAYRGDMVNGFEFTPESRQPDPDRLLRCYHASSATLNLVRGFTSGGFADLRSVHAWNKGFLRGPAQARYEVMASQIDRAVRFLEASGVADAEEMRRVEFYSAHEALVLDYERPMVRRDHRTGLLYDTSSHLVWVGERTRDLDGAHIDFVSRIQNPVAVKLGPGADRDTVLALMDRIDPDRVPGRLTFITRMGAGTIRDVLPSLLTSLGEDARRVAWVCDPMHGNTFTSPSGFKTRRFEDVVDEVRGFFEAHAEAGTHPGGIHVELTGNDVTECVGGATPVDLDDLGLRYETVCDPRLNHQQSLELAFLVAEMLERGGR from the coding sequence GTGAGCACCGACCTGACCGGCCTGGCCACCTCCGGGGGCCACGACATCGACTGGCCCGACCTTCCCGCGCAGCAGCAGCCCACGTGGGCCGACCCCGCCGCGCTCGCGCAGACCCTCTCGGTGCTCGGGACCTATCCGCCGCTCGTCTTCGCCGGCGAGTGCGACCAGCTGCGCTCGCGGATGGCCGACGTGGCCGCCGGACGCGCCTTCACGCTGCAGGGCGGCGACTGCGCGGAGACGCTGGCCGACGTGACCGGCCCCAACATCCGCGACCGGATCAAGACGATCCTGCAGATGGCCGTCGTCCTGACCTACGGCGCGGGCCTGCCCATCGTCAAGGTCGGGCGCATGGCCGGGCAGTTCGCCAAGCCGCGCAGCTCGGACACCGAGACCCGCGACGGCACCACCCTGCCGGCCTACCGCGGCGACATGGTCAACGGCTTCGAGTTCACGCCGGAGTCCCGGCAGCCGGACCCCGACCGACTGCTGCGCTGCTACCACGCGAGCTCGGCGACCCTCAACCTCGTGCGGGGCTTCACCAGCGGCGGCTTCGCCGACCTGCGCAGCGTCCACGCCTGGAACAAGGGCTTCCTTCGGGGCCCGGCGCAGGCGCGCTACGAGGTGATGGCCAGCCAGATCGACCGGGCGGTCCGCTTCCTCGAGGCCTCCGGCGTCGCCGACGCCGAGGAGATGCGCCGGGTGGAGTTCTACTCCGCCCACGAGGCGCTGGTCCTGGACTACGAGCGTCCGATGGTCCGCCGCGACCACCGCACCGGTCTGCTCTACGACACCTCCAGCCACCTCGTGTGGGTGGGCGAGCGCACCCGGGACCTCGACGGCGCGCACATCGACTTCGTCTCCCGGATCCAGAACCCGGTGGCGGTCAAGCTCGGCCCCGGCGCTGACCGCGACACGGTGCTCGCCCTCATGGACCGGATCGACCCCGACCGCGTCCCGGGGCGCCTCACCTTCATCACCCGGATGGGCGCCGGCACCATCCGCGACGTCCTGCCCTCGCTGCTGACCTCCCTCGGGGAGGACGCCCGGCGCGTCGCGTGGGTGTGCGACCCGATGCACGGCAACACCTTCACCTCGCCCAGCGGCTTCAAGACCCGCCGCTTCGAGGACGTCGTCGATGAGGTGCGCGGCTTCTTCGAGGCGCACGCCGAGGCGGGGACCCACCCGGGCGGCATCCACGTCGAGCTCACCGGCAACGACGTGACCGAGTGCGTCGGCGGCGCCACCCCCGTCGACCTCGACGACCTGGGCCTGCGCTACGAGACGGTGTGCGATCCCCGGCTCAACCACCAGCAGAGCCTGGAGCTGGCCTTCCTCGTCGCCGAGATGCTGGAGCGGGGCGGACGCTGA
- a CDS encoding threonine aldolase family protein, translating into MREAEHGRVSDLRSDTLTRPTPAMREAMLDAEVGDDVYAEDPTVAALEERVADLLGHEAALFMPTGSMANQIGLRLHAGPGQEIISDHLAHVLRAELGAAAAYSGITTRSWVADRGRLDVDTALAVMVPDGGAYQVSTACVVVENTHNFGGGTIQPVEQMRLLREGTAQVGVGVHLDGARLWNAHVATGTPLADYGACADTVSVCLSKGLGAPVGSVLAASAEQIGQARILRKRMGGGMRQVGLLAAAGRYALEHQLERLAEDHRRTARVARAVGEAAPDVLDPDDVQTNILVLDVAAAGWGAGDFIGAAGERGVLGYPTDARHARFAWHLDIDDAMTEHALDVLLDLLAPGRGGASS; encoded by the coding sequence GTGCGCGAGGCCGAGCACGGGCGTGTCTCCGACCTGCGGTCGGACACGCTGACCCGGCCGACCCCGGCCATGCGCGAGGCGATGCTCGACGCGGAGGTCGGTGACGACGTCTACGCCGAGGACCCCACCGTCGCGGCGCTGGAGGAGCGGGTCGCGGACCTGCTCGGCCACGAGGCCGCGCTCTTCATGCCCACCGGGTCGATGGCCAACCAGATCGGGCTGCGTCTGCACGCCGGCCCCGGTCAGGAGATCATCAGCGACCACCTCGCCCACGTCCTGCGCGCCGAGCTCGGTGCGGCTGCGGCCTACTCCGGCATCACCACCCGCAGCTGGGTGGCCGACCGTGGCCGGCTCGACGTCGACACCGCGCTGGCCGTCATGGTGCCCGACGGCGGGGCATACCAGGTCAGCACGGCGTGCGTGGTCGTCGAGAACACCCACAACTTCGGCGGCGGCACGATCCAGCCGGTCGAGCAGATGCGGCTCCTGCGGGAGGGCACCGCGCAGGTCGGGGTGGGCGTCCACCTCGACGGCGCCCGGCTGTGGAACGCCCATGTGGCGACCGGCACCCCTCTCGCGGACTACGGTGCCTGCGCCGACACGGTCTCGGTCTGTCTGTCCAAGGGGCTGGGCGCACCGGTCGGGTCGGTGCTCGCCGCCTCCGCGGAGCAGATCGGCCAGGCGCGGATCCTGCGCAAGCGGATGGGCGGCGGCATGCGGCAGGTCGGGTTGCTGGCTGCGGCCGGACGGTATGCCCTGGAGCACCAGCTGGAGCGGCTCGCCGAGGACCACCGGCGCACGGCGAGGGTCGCCCGGGCCGTCGGGGAGGCGGCCCCGGACGTGCTCGACCCGGACGACGTCCAGACCAACATCCTCGTGCTCGACGTCGCGGCGGCGGGGTGGGGCGCGGGGGACTTCATCGGCGCGGCCGGCGAACGCGGTGTGCTGGGCTACCCCACCGACGCGCGGCACGCCCGCTTCGCCTGGCACCTCGACATCGACGACGCCATGACCGAGCACGCCCTGGACGTGCTGCTGGACCTCCTCGCGCCGGGCCGTGGCGGCGCCTCGTCGTGA
- a CDS encoding molybdopterin-dependent oxidoreductase — protein sequence MNDAGEPGTLPPGQRLTHTWRASHYGRVPRLDAEDWTLRIAGDTLDGGVTVLTWDDLTRLPQTELVASLHCVDRHSVPDLRWGGVLLREVLALAPPHPDARHALLAAARGYAAAVLVEDLRHPQALLAHSVEGDPLTAEHGWPARAVRPHLYGFKGPKWIVELTYHRHPQQGWWESHGYHPRARVAHEERWAHQG from the coding sequence GTGAACGACGCGGGTGAGCCAGGGACGCTGCCTCCGGGGCAGCGCCTGACCCACACCTGGCGAGCCTCGCACTACGGCCGGGTGCCGCGCCTGGATGCCGAGGACTGGACGCTGCGGATCGCCGGCGACACCCTCGACGGCGGGGTGACCGTGCTCACCTGGGACGACCTGACGCGCCTCCCCCAGACGGAGCTCGTCGCGAGCCTGCACTGCGTCGACCGGCACAGCGTCCCCGACCTGCGGTGGGGCGGGGTTCTCCTGCGGGAGGTGCTCGCGCTCGCGCCGCCGCACCCGGACGCCCGGCACGCGCTGCTGGCGGCGGCACGGGGGTATGCGGCCGCGGTGCTCGTCGAGGACCTGCGGCACCCCCAGGCCCTGCTGGCCCACAGCGTCGAGGGTGATCCGCTGACGGCCGAGCACGGCTGGCCGGCCCGTGCCGTGCGGCCGCACCTCTACGGCTTCAAGGGTCCGAAGTGGATCGTCGAGCTCACCTACCACCGGCACCCGCAGCAGGGGTGGTGGGAGTCGCACGGCTACCACCCCCGGGCCCGGGTGGCCCACGAGGAGCGGTGGGCCCACCAGGGCTGA
- a CDS encoding PASTA domain-containing protein, giving the protein MVISNGPAPVAVPRTNGLTEQEASARLVDAGLTVTVDPERVFDDNVAEGSVVSQSPTSGLVERGSTVTLVISQGPELVTVPQVVGRQFGAAEEELTGLGLVVEREDVRGGFFGTVREQSVEPGEQVPVGTQIVLAVV; this is encoded by the coding sequence GTGGTCATCAGCAACGGACCGGCACCGGTCGCGGTCCCGCGCACCAACGGGCTCACCGAGCAGGAGGCGAGCGCGCGGCTCGTGGACGCGGGGCTCACCGTGACGGTGGACCCCGAGCGCGTCTTCGACGACAACGTCGCCGAGGGGTCCGTGGTGAGCCAGTCACCCACCTCGGGCCTCGTCGAGCGCGGCAGCACGGTGACGCTGGTCATCTCGCAGGGACCGGAGCTGGTCACGGTCCCGCAGGTCGTCGGGCGGCAGTTCGGCGCCGCGGAGGAGGAGCTCACCGGCCTCGGTCTCGTCGTGGAGCGCGAGGACGTCCGGGGCGGGTTCTTCGGCACCGTGCGTGAGCAGTCGGTGGAGCCCGGGGAGCAGGTGCCGGTGGGCACGCAGATCGTCCTCGCCGTCGTCTGA
- a CDS encoding PASTA domain-containing protein — MGRPARAEGHYARTTGNRPARAQTSSRPAARSPRPARRRGGLVLGLLLVLLLAGGGYAAWWLLEGPGVHSPMPQVVDLPEDQARAALDAEQLDPVITYAYSEDIETGIVISAERQAGVQLRHGTDVPVVVSQGPERYAVPPLTGLSVDSAREALGEVNLALGQQTREYHESEPGGADPAHLARCR, encoded by the coding sequence GTGGGGCGGCCGGCCCGGGCCGAGGGGCACTACGCCCGCACCACCGGCAACCGCCCGGCCCGCGCCCAGACCTCCAGCCGGCCCGCCGCACGCTCCCCCCGCCCGGCCCGGCGCCGTGGTGGGCTCGTCCTGGGCCTGCTGCTCGTGCTCCTGCTCGCCGGCGGCGGGTATGCCGCGTGGTGGCTGCTCGAGGGACCAGGGGTCCATTCCCCCATGCCGCAGGTCGTGGACCTGCCCGAGGACCAGGCCCGCGCCGCCCTCGACGCCGAGCAGCTCGACCCCGTCATCACCTACGCCTACTCCGAGGACATCGAGACCGGGATCGTCATCTCCGCCGAGCGTCAGGCGGGGGTGCAGCTGCGACACGGCACCGATGTGCCGGTCGTCGTGTCCCAGGGTCCGGAGCGCTATGCCGTCCCGCCGCTGACCGGCCTGTCCGTCGACTCCGCGCGCGAGGCCCTCGGCGAGGTCAACCTCGCCCTCGGCCAGCAGACCCGGGAGTACCACGAGAGCGAGCCGGGGGGGGCAGATCCTGCGCACCTCGCCCGGTGCCGGTGA
- a CDS encoding LysM peptidoglycan-binding domain-containing protein, with product MSPLFAALPPGDLPSQAYVAPTGVHATAPLDTMVRTQKETTHRVVSGDTVYDLAARYDVSAGAIVRANDLRDGGRWIMPGATLRIPGGSAGKSTSTGASAPAPTRDATTSGGRGTITVRAGDTLSHLAVRHGVSIKDLVSVNSISNSRLIYPGQVLRLPGAAGEARPASSPSTSASPRATSASAASTVTVRAGDTLTDIAARHGVSVADIARANGLADTRLIYPGQKLRLTGSAPASRAAAPKALDRPYDESTIGDHRAGEKVPDTFLHYRYSDGIARSAAANRDYLAETDVPSRSAMRDLIVRTSERHGVDPTLMLALSYQESGWNHRAVSPANAIGAMQVIPSSGQWASGLVGRELNLLDPQDNVTAGVVIMRTLLRSAGSTDEAIGGYYQGLASVRQHGLFPDTRQYVRNIKHFQKTL from the coding sequence GTGAGCCCCCTCTTCGCCGCCCTGCCCCCGGGCGACCTCCCATCCCAGGCCTACGTCGCACCGACCGGTGTGCACGCGACCGCACCGCTGGACACCATGGTCCGGACCCAGAAGGAGACGACGCACAGGGTCGTCTCCGGAGACACGGTCTACGACCTCGCTGCCCGGTATGACGTGAGCGCCGGCGCCATCGTCCGCGCGAACGACCTGCGCGACGGCGGCCGGTGGATCATGCCCGGCGCCACGCTGCGCATCCCCGGCGGGAGCGCCGGGAAGAGCACGTCCACCGGCGCCTCGGCGCCTGCGCCGACGCGCGACGCGACGACCTCGGGCGGCCGCGGCACCATCACCGTCCGGGCCGGCGACACGCTCTCCCACCTCGCGGTGCGGCACGGCGTGAGCATCAAGGACCTCGTCTCGGTCAACTCGATCAGCAACAGCCGCCTCATCTACCCGGGTCAGGTGCTGCGCCTGCCCGGAGCGGCCGGCGAGGCACGACCCGCCAGCAGCCCGAGCACCTCCGCGTCCCCGCGCGCGACCTCGGCGAGCGCGGCGAGCACCGTCACGGTCCGCGCGGGCGACACCCTCACGGACATCGCGGCACGGCACGGCGTGAGCGTCGCCGACATCGCGAGGGCCAACGGCCTCGCGGACACCCGACTCATCTACCCCGGCCAGAAGCTGCGCCTCACCGGGTCCGCCCCGGCGTCCCGGGCCGCGGCACCGAAGGCGCTCGACCGCCCCTACGACGAGAGCACCATCGGCGACCACCGGGCCGGGGAGAAGGTGCCGGACACCTTCCTGCACTACCGCTACAGCGACGGGATCGCCCGGTCCGCGGCCGCGAACCGCGACTACCTGGCCGAGACCGACGTGCCCAGCAGGTCGGCCATGCGGGACCTCATCGTCCGGACCAGCGAGCGCCACGGCGTCGACCCGACCCTCATGCTCGCCCTGTCCTACCAGGAGTCGGGCTGGAACCACCGCGCCGTCTCCCCCGCGAACGCCATCGGCGCCATGCAGGTCATCCCCAGCTCGGGCCAGTGGGCCTCCGGCCTCGTGGGCCGCGAGCTCAACCTGCTCGACCCGCAGGACAACGTCACGGCCGGCGTGGTCATCATGCGCACCCTGCTGCGCTCGGCCGGCAGCACGGACGAGGCGATCGGCGGCTACTACCAGGGCCTGGCCAGCGTCCGCCAACACGGGCTCTTCCCCGACACCCGGCAGTACGTCCGCAACATCAAGCACTTCCAGAAGACGCTCTGA
- a CDS encoding Rv2175c family DNA-binding protein: MERTGASVQEVRRWLQERDVVGRRRGPDRVMMVPAGFIDDEGPLPALRGTITVLADGGQSDEEIIDWLHAPDDSMTGGSAIASLHAGAKTEVRRRAQEQAF, from the coding sequence ATGGAGCGCACCGGAGCGAGCGTGCAGGAGGTCCGGCGCTGGCTGCAGGAGCGCGATGTCGTCGGACGGCGCCGGGGTCCCGACCGGGTGATGATGGTGCCCGCAGGGTTCATCGACGACGAGGGTCCGCTCCCGGCGCTGCGCGGCACCATCACGGTGCTCGCCGACGGTGGCCAGAGCGATGAGGAGATCATCGACTGGCTGCACGCGCCGGACGACTCGATGACCGGGGGCAGCGCGATCGCCTCCCTCCACGCCGGAGCCAAGACCGAGGTGCGGCGCCGGGCCCAGGAGCAGGCCTTCTAG
- a CDS encoding polyprenyl synthetase family protein, which translates to MQALDGVDLRPRVQHVLDEHLAQQRVVLDELGPPMAPLVDAVADLLAGGKRLRATFLYWGWRALGGADDPAAVRAASAMEIFQAAALLHDDVMDHSDLRRGQPTAHRTFARHHREQGWSGDADSFGHAAAILAGDLCLNWTDEVFTSSGLTPDALQRARPEFDRMRTQLMGGQFLDMLEGARGWGDLDLDQRLERCLTVIRYKSARYSVQQPLLIGADAAGVQEQTREGLHSYGATLGEAFQLRDDVLGVFGDPAQTGKPAGDDLREGKHTVLIAQTLAHADADGRALVERTLGDPDLSEGSVDRVREVMVDSGALGRTEQMIGTGAEQAARTIEGTPGLTDEGRQALTELVAVCTDRST; encoded by the coding sequence ATGCAGGCCCTGGACGGCGTGGACCTGCGCCCCCGCGTACAACACGTCCTCGACGAGCACCTCGCCCAGCAGCGCGTCGTGCTCGACGAGCTCGGGCCGCCGATGGCCCCGTTGGTCGACGCGGTCGCCGACCTGCTCGCCGGCGGGAAGCGCCTGCGGGCCACCTTCCTCTACTGGGGCTGGCGCGCCCTCGGCGGCGCGGACGACCCGGCCGCCGTCCGCGCCGCGAGCGCCATGGAGATCTTCCAGGCGGCCGCCCTGCTGCACGACGACGTCATGGACCACAGCGACCTGCGGCGCGGGCAGCCCACCGCCCACCGGACCTTCGCGAGGCACCACCGGGAGCAGGGCTGGTCCGGCGACGCGGACTCCTTCGGCCACGCCGCGGCGATCCTGGCCGGCGACCTCTGCCTCAACTGGACCGACGAGGTCTTCACCAGCAGCGGGCTGACCCCCGACGCCCTCCAGCGGGCGCGCCCCGAGTTCGACCGGATGCGCACCCAGCTCATGGGAGGCCAGTTCCTCGACATGCTCGAGGGCGCACGCGGGTGGGGCGACCTCGACCTCGACCAGCGCCTGGAGCGGTGCCTCACCGTCATCCGCTACAAGAGCGCGCGCTACTCGGTCCAGCAGCCGCTGCTCATCGGCGCGGACGCGGCCGGGGTGCAGGAGCAGACCCGGGAGGGACTCCACAGCTACGGCGCCACCCTGGGCGAGGCCTTCCAGCTGCGCGACGACGTGCTCGGCGTCTTCGGCGACCCGGCGCAGACCGGCAAGCCGGCCGGCGACGACCTGCGCGAGGGCAAGCACACCGTGCTCATCGCCCAGACCCTGGCCCATGCCGACGCCGACGGCCGCGCCCTGGTCGAGCGCACACTCGGGGACCCGGATCTGTCCGAGGGGTCCGTCGACCGGGTGCGGGAGGTCATGGTCGACTCGGGCGCCCTGGGGCGCACCGAGCAGATGATCGGGACCGGCGCCGAGCAGGCCGCCCGGACGATCGAGGGCACGCCCGGGCTCACCGACGAGGGTCGGCAGGCCCTGACCGAGCTCGTCGCGGTCTGTACCGACCGCTCCACCTGA
- a CDS encoding DUF6504 family protein, protein MSRSYHEPVEVRLGRAQEHGVRVEAALPAGIGGGDGRAGGRTVADHDDPQVPAVFLWRGRVHLVRAVLGQWSLRVPWWRSEEQADPGSAAAEDIAPDVADRAGGDLERTVWRVEAGAGRAAGTGVYDLVQGEQWWLERVAD, encoded by the coding sequence ATGAGCAGGAGCTACCACGAGCCGGTCGAGGTCAGGCTGGGCCGGGCGCAGGAGCACGGTGTCCGGGTCGAGGCGGCGCTGCCGGCCGGGATCGGCGGAGGTGACGGGAGGGCTGGTGGTCGAACGGTCGCCGACCACGACGACCCGCAGGTCCCGGCCGTCTTCCTCTGGCGGGGCCGGGTGCACCTCGTGCGTGCGGTGCTGGGGCAGTGGAGTCTGCGGGTGCCGTGGTGGCGCTCCGAGGAGCAGGCCGACCCCGGGTCGGCCGCGGCCGAGGACATCGCGCCCGATGTCGCCGACCGGGCGGGAGGAGATCTGGAGCGGACCGTCTGGCGGGTCGAGGCGGGTGCTGGGCGCGCCGCAGGTACCGGCGTCTACGACCTCGTCCAGGGCGAGCAGTGGTGGTTGGAGCGGGTCGCCGACTGA
- a CDS encoding SAV_6107 family HEPN domain-containing protein translates to MRITEGNDGMTITETGVTAGAVLDLLERSRGVLLQACHSGTAAERYTQAHLSALRAGAALLAARATPTATRRSRPRSVWEMLPTVAPELTEWAAFFAASGRRRVALERGGASAAVTTREADDLVRAAEHFLDLVRAALHLPCETSLHSELTPLGHG, encoded by the coding sequence ATGAGGATCACGGAAGGGAACGACGGGATGACGATCACCGAGACCGGAGTCACCGCAGGAGCGGTGCTGGATCTGCTGGAGCGCTCGCGAGGCGTGCTGCTGCAGGCCTGCCACAGCGGGACCGCGGCGGAGCGCTACACCCAGGCCCACCTGTCCGCCCTGCGTGCCGGGGCGGCCTTGCTGGCGGCGCGCGCCACGCCCACCGCCACCCGCCGCAGCCGGCCGCGCAGCGTCTGGGAGATGCTTCCGACGGTCGCTCCCGAGCTGACCGAGTGGGCCGCGTTCTTCGCCGCGTCCGGCCGCCGGCGGGTGGCGCTCGAGCGAGGAGGAGCCAGCGCGGCCGTGACGACGCGCGAGGCCGATGACCTGGTGCGGGCGGCGGAGCACTTCCTCGACCTGGTGCGCGCGGCGCTCCACCTGCCGTGCGAGACCTCGCTGCACTCCGAGCTGACCCCCCTGGGGCACGGGTGA